One genomic region from Paramicrobacterium agarici encodes:
- a CDS encoding type II toxin-antitoxin system Phd/YefM family antitoxin, with protein sequence MGSVTRTELNQQTARVLARVAAGERVTITDRGRPIAEIAPTRDSGWERLVAAGKVRPAKRRGALSFEPTQLGVSTEEIMADIRRDRG encoded by the coding sequence ATGGGAAGCGTGACTCGAACCGAACTGAATCAGCAAACCGCGCGCGTATTGGCGCGTGTGGCGGCTGGCGAACGCGTCACCATCACTGACCGCGGGCGTCCCATCGCTGAAATCGCTCCCACGCGTGACTCCGGCTGGGAGAGGCTGGTCGCAGCAGGCAAGGTTCGTCCCGCAAAACGGCGCGGGGCTCTGAGCTTCGAGCCGACGCAGCTCGGCGTCTCGACCGAAGAGATCATGGCCGACATCAGGCGGGACCGCGGGTGA
- a CDS encoding GNAT family N-acetyltransferase, protein MIKVLYSDDGVVMLRPLTVADADEHIAGQDDEYVTWLDDAEATEESVRAHLSDVEKSWEAEGPIYSFAIVADGKLAGTITAEVGREGLKDYQADIVYGLYPATRGRGIATRAVMLVVSFLDQIPGISEAITRVNPENPKSRSVAERAGFEPLTTAEAEADANDWLSTRVSLVPAEQR, encoded by the coding sequence ATGATCAAGGTGCTGTATTCCGACGATGGCGTCGTCATGCTGCGACCGTTGACTGTGGCGGATGCTGACGAGCACATCGCCGGGCAGGACGACGAGTACGTGACGTGGCTCGACGACGCTGAGGCCACGGAAGAGAGCGTGCGAGCGCACCTTTCTGACGTGGAGAAGTCGTGGGAAGCGGAAGGGCCCATCTACTCGTTCGCGATCGTGGCAGACGGCAAACTGGCCGGGACGATCACGGCAGAGGTCGGGCGCGAGGGGCTCAAGGACTACCAGGCCGACATTGTCTACGGTCTCTACCCGGCGACGCGCGGGCGTGGAATCGCAACGCGAGCGGTGATGCTCGTCGTGTCGTTCCTCGACCAGATTCCAGGCATTTCAGAGGCCATCACGCGCGTGAACCCCGAGAACCCCAAGTCTCGCTCGGTTGCCGAGCGTGCGGGCTTCGAGCCGCTGACGACGGCCGAGGCGGAGGCCGACGCGAACGACTGGCTGAGCACGCGAGTGTCGCTCGTGCCGGCAGAGCAACGGTAA
- a CDS encoding HAD hydrolase-like protein: protein MNTSSGPWSCVLFDLDGTLTDSAPGIVDRIDRTLKQLGRPAADRDDLFSWVGPPMLESLEQYGFTPNEAIEALDVYRSISEAEGPWSGSSVYAGIPDLLSRVKAAGIPLAVASSKPEYQVAKVIEHFGLKPHFEILCGASADETISAKADVIAEALRRLHHRGIDLSNTLYVGDRIHDVEGATAHGLPVIIVDWGYGTAAEAQGSLAHVATISELEKHLLG, encoded by the coding sequence ATGAATACTTCTTCCGGCCCTTGGTCGTGCGTTCTCTTCGACCTTGACGGCACGCTCACCGACTCCGCACCCGGCATCGTCGACCGCATTGACCGAACGCTGAAGCAGCTCGGCCGCCCCGCCGCAGACCGCGACGATCTGTTCAGCTGGGTCGGCCCGCCCATGCTTGAATCGCTCGAACAGTACGGCTTCACGCCGAACGAGGCGATCGAGGCACTCGACGTGTATCGCTCCATCTCTGAGGCAGAGGGACCGTGGTCGGGATCGTCGGTGTACGCCGGAATTCCCGACTTGCTGTCGCGCGTCAAGGCTGCGGGAATTCCGCTCGCCGTTGCGAGCAGCAAGCCCGAGTACCAGGTCGCGAAGGTCATTGAGCACTTCGGGCTGAAGCCGCACTTCGAGATTCTCTGCGGCGCCTCCGCCGACGAGACGATCAGCGCAAAGGCCGACGTCATTGCAGAAGCACTGCGTCGCCTGCACCATCGCGGCATCGACCTGTCGAACACGCTGTACGTTGGCGATCGCATACACGATGTCGAGGGCGCAACCGCGCACGGACTCCCGGTGATCATCGTCGACTGGGGCTACGGCACAGCAGCGGAGGCACAGGGGTCGCTCGCCCATGTCGCGACGATCTCCGAGCTCGAGAAGCATCTGCTCGGCTGA
- a CDS encoding response regulator, with product MIRVLVADDHPIVRSGIVGLLDDADGIDVVGEAATGTEAVERARALQPDLVLMDLRMPELDGTEATLVITAELPGTRVLVLTTYESDDHILGAIEAGASGYLLKAAPSAEIIAGARAVVAGETVLAPSIAATLVKRMRHREEPAAPALSPREVDVLRLVAAGHSNPRIARELFIGEATVKTHLLHAYDKLGVSDRTQAVLRALDLGIIARDGTNQ from the coding sequence GTGATCCGCGTTCTCGTCGCAGACGACCATCCCATCGTGCGCTCCGGCATCGTCGGCCTGCTCGATGATGCCGACGGCATTGACGTGGTGGGCGAGGCGGCCACGGGCACTGAGGCCGTGGAACGCGCACGCGCGCTGCAGCCCGACCTCGTGCTCATGGATCTGCGCATGCCAGAGCTCGACGGAACCGAGGCGACGCTCGTCATCACCGCTGAACTGCCCGGCACGCGCGTGCTCGTGCTCACGACGTACGAGAGCGACGACCACATTCTGGGGGCCATTGAGGCCGGGGCATCCGGGTACCTGCTCAAGGCGGCGCCGTCGGCAGAGATCATCGCGGGAGCGCGCGCCGTCGTCGCGGGCGAGACCGTGCTCGCACCGTCGATCGCCGCGACACTCGTCAAGCGCATGCGGCATCGCGAGGAGCCCGCGGCGCCCGCGCTCAGTCCGCGCGAGGTCGACGTGCTGCGCCTCGTCGCCGCCGGGCACAGCAACCCGCGCATCGCGCGAGAACTCTTCATCGGCGAAGCGACGGTGAAGACGCATCTGCTTCACGCGTACGACAAGCTCGGCGTCTCCGACCGCACGCAAGCGGTGCTCCGAGCGCTGGATCTCGGCATTATCGCGCGCGACGGCACGAATCAGTGA
- a CDS encoding ABC transporter permease, translating into MTTADVAPVTSARTDALPAFSPTRTLRLGIRRISLELKTYFRAGDQVFFTFLFPTLIYSLFAAVFADQDLPDGVSMATYYLPGMIAGAILLSGVQNLAGDIAVEKSDGTLKRLGGSPLSPLSYFVGKLGQVIVTSLLQIGLLVLVAVLVFDAQLPATVEGWTTVAWVYVLGIAACSFAGIALSAVPRSGKTASAVIIPIVLVLQFISGVYLQFSMLPDWLQTASGLFPVRWMAQGLRAAFLPETWATAEPSGSWDLPLVALMLAGWIVLALILSRLTFRWIHKDR; encoded by the coding sequence ATGACGACAGCAGACGTCGCACCCGTCACCTCAGCGCGCACGGACGCGCTTCCGGCCTTCTCGCCGACGCGCACGTTGCGCCTCGGCATCCGTCGCATCTCACTCGAGCTGAAGACCTACTTCCGCGCTGGCGACCAGGTGTTCTTCACGTTTCTCTTTCCCACGCTCATCTACTCGCTGTTCGCGGCGGTCTTCGCCGATCAAGACTTGCCCGACGGCGTGAGCATGGCCACGTACTACCTGCCGGGCATGATCGCAGGAGCCATTCTGCTCTCGGGCGTGCAGAACCTCGCCGGCGACATCGCGGTGGAGAAGAGTGACGGAACTCTCAAGCGCCTCGGCGGTTCACCGCTGTCACCACTGTCGTACTTCGTGGGCAAGCTCGGGCAGGTGATCGTCACGAGCCTGCTGCAGATCGGGCTGCTCGTGCTCGTTGCCGTGCTCGTCTTCGACGCGCAGCTTCCCGCCACAGTCGAGGGCTGGACGACCGTGGCGTGGGTGTATGTTCTCGGCATCGCGGCGTGCTCGTTCGCGGGCATCGCCCTCTCGGCCGTGCCCCGCTCGGGCAAGACCGCGTCGGCCGTGATCATTCCGATCGTTCTGGTGCTGCAGTTCATCTCGGGCGTTTACCTGCAATTCTCTATGCTTCCGGACTGGCTGCAGACAGCATCCGGACTCTTCCCCGTGCGCTGGATGGCGCAGGGCCTGCGCGCGGCATTCCTCCCCGAGACGTGGGCCACGGCCGAGCCGAGCGGAAGCTGGGATCTGCCGCTCGTCGCCCTCATGCTCGCCGGGTGGATCGTGCTGGCGCTTATTCTGTCGCGCCTGACGTTCCGGTGGATTCACAAAGACCGATGA
- a CDS encoding LacI family DNA-binding transcriptional regulator: MSRSVSRSAAEDSRPTLADVAARAGVSASTASIAFSGQGPVSEATKKKVLDAAAALGYVGPDPRAAGLRRGRSGIVGAVLASRIGVSFRDPVLIQTLDGLAEELSSLGAGLLLMSDSAESTSQVTVANAPVDAVVLLGCNIDPGHSLDVLTRRGIPMVAIEAEPTGESPVISVDNRGGTRMLAQHLRDLGHEHVSLITLGLERPTEPRALTPECERESVLPARERMLGARDVFPGIGGWVAGSSRVDAGRRAARALLDVEAARRPTAIIAQSDLIAAGAIAAARDLGLEVPRDVSIVGFDGIRVDNLGMQLTTVRQPMNEKGAAAGRAVLELLDGRMPVSTSFGVEFVAGETVSAPPGA; the protein is encoded by the coding sequence ATGTCGAGAAGCGTGTCGAGAAGCGCCGCCGAAGACTCTCGCCCCACGCTCGCCGACGTCGCCGCTCGCGCAGGCGTCTCGGCCTCAACCGCATCCATCGCCTTCAGCGGCCAGGGCCCGGTGTCGGAGGCGACCAAGAAGAAGGTGCTCGACGCGGCGGCGGCGCTCGGCTACGTCGGCCCGGATCCTCGGGCAGCGGGGCTTCGTCGCGGCCGCAGCGGAATCGTCGGAGCGGTGCTCGCCTCACGCATCGGAGTGTCGTTTCGGGATCCGGTTCTGATTCAGACCCTCGACGGACTTGCCGAAGAGCTCAGTTCGCTCGGCGCCGGGCTGCTGCTCATGAGCGATTCGGCCGAGAGCACGAGTCAGGTCACCGTCGCCAATGCGCCTGTTGACGCCGTCGTTCTGCTCGGCTGCAACATTGACCCGGGCCACTCACTCGATGTTCTGACGCGCCGGGGAATTCCGATGGTGGCGATCGAGGCGGAACCGACAGGCGAGAGCCCCGTGATCAGCGTGGACAACCGGGGTGGAACCCGCATGCTCGCGCAGCACCTGCGTGACCTGGGACATGAACACGTCAGCCTCATCACGCTCGGGCTCGAGCGACCGACGGAACCGCGCGCGCTGACGCCGGAGTGCGAGCGCGAGAGCGTGCTCCCGGCACGAGAGCGGATGCTGGGCGCACGCGACGTGTTCCCGGGAATCGGCGGCTGGGTCGCGGGATCGAGCCGTGTTGACGCAGGGCGACGTGCCGCGCGGGCCCTGCTCGACGTGGAGGCGGCGCGCCGGCCGACGGCGATCATCGCGCAGAGCGATCTCATCGCCGCGGGGGCGATCGCTGCGGCGCGAGATCTTGGCCTCGAAGTTCCCCGCGACGTGAGCATCGTCGGCTTCGACGGCATCCGTGTCGACAACCTCGGCATGCAGCTGACGACCGTGCGGCAGCCGATGAACGAGAAGGGCGCTGCCGCCGGTCGTGCCGTTCTTGAGCTGCTCGACGGGCGGATGCCCGTATCGACGTCGTTCGGCGTGGAATTCGTCGCGGGCGAGACCGTATCCGCGCCCCCGGGAGCGTGA
- a CDS encoding MFS transporter produces MAVTTSRSELVAWRNAIFVIFTMSGLSVATWAARVPTIKANLDISTGSVGLLVLCMSACSVVGLIVAPMMFARLGPRRSMLTSLLLVAVGLIVIGLGAAVVFTPVVVGIGLGLFGFGNGSCDVVMNVEAADVEKHLKRTVMPLMHAFFSGGTVLGAGIAALTELLQVSMIAHALVMAAVVAATAFVAARFVPLRTSTDTQELKRQNTSWQQKVRESLAVWADPRLLAIGVIILGMAFAEGSANDWVALAVVEGHGMLESAGAAILAVFLTAMTVGRVIGGPILDRFGRVKVLIGCSVSAVAGLLLFIVAPTLPLLVIGAILWGLGASLGFPVGMSAAADSPKDAAARVSAVAIIGYCAFLVGPPLIGLLADHIGLLNALFVVLGLIVFAGVASPAARERSVRIHDSE; encoded by the coding sequence ATGGCTGTCACGACATCGCGCTCTGAACTTGTCGCGTGGCGCAACGCGATCTTTGTCATCTTCACGATGTCGGGCCTCAGCGTGGCAACGTGGGCGGCGCGCGTTCCGACCATCAAGGCGAACCTCGACATCTCGACGGGCTCCGTCGGACTGCTTGTCTTGTGCATGTCGGCGTGCTCCGTTGTCGGCCTCATCGTCGCGCCGATGATGTTCGCGCGCCTCGGACCACGACGCAGCATGCTCACGTCACTGCTCCTGGTGGCGGTGGGGCTCATCGTCATCGGACTCGGCGCTGCGGTCGTCTTCACGCCGGTCGTCGTGGGCATCGGTCTCGGCCTCTTCGGGTTCGGCAACGGCAGCTGCGACGTCGTCATGAACGTCGAGGCAGCCGACGTCGAGAAGCACCTCAAGCGCACGGTCATGCCGCTCATGCACGCGTTCTTCAGCGGCGGCACGGTGCTCGGTGCCGGCATTGCGGCGCTCACGGAGCTGCTGCAGGTATCGATGATCGCCCACGCACTCGTCATGGCCGCGGTCGTTGCAGCGACCGCGTTCGTTGCCGCTCGTTTCGTGCCGCTGCGTACGTCGACCGACACTCAGGAGCTCAAGCGTCAGAATACGAGCTGGCAGCAGAAGGTCCGCGAGAGTCTCGCCGTCTGGGCCGATCCTCGGCTGCTCGCGATCGGCGTCATTATTCTGGGCATGGCATTTGCCGAGGGCAGTGCGAATGACTGGGTCGCTCTTGCCGTCGTGGAGGGGCACGGGATGCTGGAGTCGGCGGGAGCCGCGATTCTCGCGGTGTTCCTCACGGCGATGACCGTTGGGCGTGTCATCGGCGGGCCCATCCTCGACCGTTTCGGCCGTGTGAAGGTGCTCATCGGATGCTCGGTGTCGGCGGTCGCCGGCCTTCTGCTGTTCATTGTCGCGCCCACCCTTCCGCTCCTGGTGATCGGTGCGATTCTGTGGGGCCTCGGTGCTTCGCTCGGTTTCCCCGTGGGAATGTCGGCGGCGGCAGATTCACCGAAGGATGCTGCGGCACGAGTGAGTGCTGTTGCAATCATCGGCTACTGTGCGTTCCTCGTCGGGCCTCCGCTGATCGGTCTGCTTGCCGACCACATCGGTCTGCTCAATGCACTGTTCGTCGTGCTCGGCCTGATTGTCTTCGCCGGTGTCGCGTCCCCTGCGGCGCGTGAGCGTTCGGTGCGCATTCACGACAGTGAGTAA
- a CDS encoding HNH endonuclease signature motif containing protein: MDEFRDSPPDPDNWGPPDGREELYQPPPTDSNDQFDVVGPDVPDRESADAVASALRERLAGVVADSRAISAAEASRMRGIYGMLQEALEHPGVFIPVPAGTSRADLDAEAEGWVRSSLAQEIGAAIGVTKGHAQGLLNDAEFLCEKLSSTFGALEAGEITRQHVDAMLRQAVSLDPEEAAAFETKALPKARQQSATQFARAAIKIREGLFPETISERRCEAVKQRRVECYGTQDGMGALTLHGPVEVVQSFLNAATRTARALKAAGDDRTLAQIEADAVTDALMKGFTTDGPKPGVGASGVGADRLGGIRPTVHVTVPVMTLLGHSDEPGQLDGYGPIAPDIARELAARAPSFTRLLTHPETGAVLSVGRDSYAVPADLKRTVRLRDETCTGIGCDRPATICDLDHIEQWQHGGETKLSNLQPGCEQHHMLRHHTMWQVHTDGDRIEWISPLGIAYQVPRTSNVQFLEVGAEDKATANAESAADDDERKEVAEEPLF, translated from the coding sequence ATGGATGAGTTCAGAGATTCCCCTCCGGACCCGGACAATTGGGGTCCGCCGGATGGGAGAGAAGAGTTATATCAACCGCCGCCGACGGATTCGAATGATCAGTTTGACGTCGTCGGCCCTGACGTGCCTGATCGAGAGTCAGCGGATGCTGTAGCGAGCGCGTTGCGTGAGCGGCTGGCTGGTGTTGTTGCTGATTCTCGTGCGATCTCGGCAGCGGAAGCATCGCGCATGCGCGGCATCTACGGGATGCTGCAGGAGGCCCTTGAGCATCCGGGTGTGTTCATCCCTGTCCCGGCCGGAACGTCTCGGGCGGATCTTGACGCGGAGGCTGAGGGGTGGGTGCGGTCTTCTTTGGCGCAGGAGATCGGTGCGGCGATCGGTGTCACGAAAGGTCACGCGCAGGGCCTGCTGAATGATGCTGAGTTTCTGTGTGAGAAGCTCTCGTCAACATTCGGCGCTTTAGAGGCTGGTGAGATTACGCGGCAGCATGTGGATGCGATGCTGCGTCAGGCCGTGAGCCTCGACCCAGAAGAAGCGGCCGCGTTCGAGACGAAAGCTCTCCCTAAGGCAAGGCAGCAGTCGGCGACGCAGTTTGCTCGTGCTGCGATCAAGATCCGGGAGGGTTTGTTTCCGGAGACGATTAGTGAGCGTCGGTGTGAGGCGGTGAAGCAGCGTCGGGTGGAGTGCTACGGCACCCAAGACGGCATGGGAGCTCTCACCCTGCACGGTCCGGTCGAGGTGGTGCAGAGCTTTCTGAATGCGGCCACGCGGACGGCGCGGGCGTTGAAAGCTGCCGGCGACGACCGGACTCTGGCGCAGATCGAAGCAGATGCTGTCACTGATGCCCTGATGAAAGGCTTCACCACCGACGGGCCTAAACCCGGTGTTGGTGCTTCGGGGGTGGGGGCTGACCGTTTGGGTGGGATTCGTCCGACCGTGCATGTCACCGTCCCCGTCATGACACTCCTCGGACACTCCGACGAGCCCGGACAGTTGGACGGATACGGGCCCATCGCCCCCGACATCGCACGCGAGTTGGCGGCGCGGGCACCGAGTTTCACGAGGTTATTGACGCACCCGGAGACCGGGGCGGTGCTGTCGGTGGGGCGTGACAGTTATGCGGTGCCGGCGGATCTGAAACGCACCGTGCGACTGCGCGATGAAACCTGCACCGGCATCGGCTGCGACCGGCCTGCCACCATTTGTGACCTGGATCACATCGAACAATGGCAACACGGCGGTGAAACAAAGTTGTCGAATCTGCAGCCCGGATGCGAACAGCACCACATGCTCCGACACCACACCATGTGGCAGGTTCATACCGACGGCGACCGGATCGAATGGATCTCACCCCTCGGAATCGCTTACCAGGTGCCACGCACCTCCAACGTCCAATTCCTGGAAGTAGGCGCCGAAGACAAAGCGACGGCGAATGCCGAGAGTGCGGCGGACGACGACGAGCGGAAGGAAGTAGCCGAAGAACCGTTGTTCTGA
- a CDS encoding type II toxin-antitoxin system VapC family toxin has product MIYLDTSAVMKTLVDETGSAHVRTLFATSDRLVSSRLLAVELSAAADRRGLPREHIDEVLDTITLIAVDDNVLDDAIRLRSGLRSLDALHLATALEVGGELTEFLAFDNELNAAARRHGLVLHSASGSI; this is encoded by the coding sequence GTGATCTACCTTGACACGTCGGCGGTCATGAAGACCCTCGTCGACGAGACGGGGAGTGCCCATGTTCGAACCCTCTTCGCCACGTCTGATCGCCTTGTTTCTTCTCGCCTGCTCGCCGTCGAACTGAGCGCAGCTGCGGATCGGCGCGGACTCCCGAGGGAGCACATCGACGAGGTGCTCGACACGATTACTCTCATTGCTGTTGACGACAATGTCCTCGACGACGCGATCCGGCTGAGGTCAGGCCTTCGGAGCCTCGATGCGCTGCATCTGGCCACAGCTCTTGAGGTTGGCGGTGAGCTGACGGAATTTCTTGCTTTCGACAATGAGCTGAATGCGGCTGCGCGGCGGCACGGCCTAGTACTGCATTCGGCTTCCGGAAGCATCTGA
- a CDS encoding sensor histidine kinase — protein sequence MNTRRWWDVAVAAVIVALCAVAVLDADSSNVEQWTLLGLLGALGVLYGTLLRRWVPLHVGINDDEPSVAVALMGQLPMIALAAAAVALNPNMMNTMVIVLPLLWLSSAGTLHAIVVNVVATTALGVGYAFNQGWTATGSLTALAISGISTAFSIALGLWISSIADWGTERSRLLAELTEAQGALEAAHRESGAAFERERIARDIHDTIAQSLTSIVMLAERASREPDARGTIALVEDTARDALSDARALVAANATVSTQLAPLEASLTRLGERFARETGVAVSSSVDLGDQLPRELEVMLLRCVQEGLANVRKHADAHAVSVTLRSTVAGVELTVTDDGRGLRGVTVDDERGFGLTGMRERVALVGGSLSVMDAAPGGVTLAVTVPHSPVPSNGATP from the coding sequence ATGAACACGCGTCGTTGGTGGGATGTGGCTGTCGCCGCAGTGATCGTCGCGCTTTGCGCGGTCGCGGTGCTGGATGCTGACAGCAGCAACGTCGAGCAGTGGACGCTGCTCGGTCTGCTTGGCGCGCTCGGTGTGCTCTACGGAACGCTGCTTCGGCGCTGGGTTCCGCTGCACGTCGGCATTAACGACGACGAGCCCTCGGTTGCCGTCGCCCTCATGGGCCAGCTACCGATGATCGCCCTCGCTGCGGCCGCCGTCGCCCTCAACCCAAACATGATGAACACGATGGTGATCGTGCTGCCACTGCTGTGGCTGTCGTCGGCGGGAACGTTGCACGCGATCGTCGTGAACGTTGTCGCCACGACGGCGCTCGGGGTCGGCTACGCCTTCAACCAGGGATGGACTGCGACGGGATCCCTCACGGCACTGGCGATCTCGGGCATTTCGACGGCATTCAGCATCGCTCTCGGACTGTGGATCTCGAGCATCGCCGATTGGGGCACGGAGCGGTCACGACTGCTCGCCGAGCTCACCGAAGCGCAGGGTGCACTTGAGGCGGCGCACCGTGAGTCGGGGGCTGCGTTCGAACGTGAACGCATTGCGCGCGATATCCACGACACGATCGCCCAGAGTCTCACGAGCATCGTGATGCTCGCCGAGCGGGCGTCACGTGAGCCGGATGCACGGGGAACGATCGCGCTCGTCGAAGACACCGCCCGCGATGCCCTGAGCGACGCACGGGCGCTTGTCGCGGCGAACGCGACAGTGTCAACGCAGCTCGCGCCGCTCGAAGCCAGTCTCACGCGCCTCGGCGAGCGCTTCGCGCGCGAGACCGGTGTGGCGGTGTCGTCGAGCGTCGATCTCGGCGATCAGCTGCCGCGGGAGCTCGAGGTCATGCTGCTGCGCTGCGTGCAGGAGGGTCTCGCGAACGTGCGCAAGCACGCCGATGCTCACGCGGTGTCCGTGACTCTGCGCAGCACGGTCGCGGGGGTCGAACTCACCGTTACCGATGACGGGCGCGGACTTCGCGGCGTCACCGTCGACGACGAACGCGGCTTCGGGCTGACGGGAATGCGCGAGCGCGTCGCCCTCGTGGGAGGATCTCTCTCGGTCATGGATGCTGCGCCCGGCGGCGTCACTCTCGCGGTGACCGTGCCGCACTCACCCGTCCCGTCGAATGGAGCAACCCCGTGA
- the nucS gene encoding endonuclease NucS has protein sequence MRLVIAKCSVDYAGRLTSHLPEATRLLMLKSDGSLLVHSDGGSYKPLNWMSPPCVFETEEPTDEQREAGIVDVWKVTHKKTSDQIVVSIFEVIHDSQHELGIDPGLQKDGVEAHLQKLLAEQIDLLGDGHTLVRREYMTAIGPVDILAKDAAGSSVAVELKRRGDIDGVEQLTRYLELMNRDPLLAPVTGIFAAQEIKPQARTLAEDRGIRCLVLDYDAMRGMDIADGRLF, from the coding sequence GTGCGTTTGGTGATTGCAAAGTGCTCGGTCGACTACGCGGGCCGCCTGACCTCCCATCTTCCCGAGGCAACGCGCCTGCTCATGCTCAAGAGCGACGGCAGCCTTCTGGTTCACTCCGACGGCGGAAGCTACAAGCCCCTCAACTGGATGAGCCCTCCCTGCGTCTTCGAAACCGAAGAGCCCACCGACGAGCAGCGCGAAGCGGGCATTGTCGATGTCTGGAAAGTCACCCACAAGAAGACGAGTGACCAAATCGTCGTCTCGATCTTCGAGGTGATTCACGACAGCCAGCACGAGCTCGGCATCGACCCCGGTCTGCAGAAAGACGGCGTCGAAGCGCACCTGCAGAAGCTGCTCGCCGAGCAGATCGACCTGCTCGGCGACGGCCACACCCTCGTGCGCCGCGAGTACATGACGGCGATCGGCCCCGTCGACATTCTGGCGAAGGATGCTGCCGGCAGCTCCGTCGCCGTCGAGCTGAAGCGCCGCGGCGACATCGACGGCGTCGAACAGCTCACCCGCTACCTCGAGCTGATGAACCGCGACCCTCTGCTCGCCCCCGTCACGGGAATCTTCGCGGCACAGGAGATCAAGCCGCAGGCTCGAACGCTCGCGGAGGACCGCGGCATCCGGTGTCTTGTTCTCGACTACGACGCCATGCGCGGCATGGACATCGCCGACGGGCGTCTCTTCTAG
- a CDS encoding amidohydrolase, whose translation MVSLNALHEAAAVAERLLPVYEDLHQHPELSFHETRTAGIVAARLAELGFDVHEEIGRTGVVGVLTSGDGPVVMLRADMDALPVFEQTGLPYASTARGTDAEGVDVPVMHACGHDMHVTALLGAAELLSAAHGEWTGTLVLVFQPAEENGGGAQVMVDDGLYDIIPAPDIVLGQHVMPFPAGFIGAASGPAFAATDELEVRLFGRGGHGSQPESTIDPVVMAAATVMRLQTIVSREVAGRETAVLTIGTMQAGTKNNVIADEARLGLNIRSYDPAVRDRVIAAAHRIVNAEAAASGVDRAPEITGRDSFPVLVNEPAATARTLGVLREQLEGVVVGDVQPIMGSEDIGNLAAPVDAPIVYWLLGGTDPTLFEGSELLTSLPAGVPSNHSPFFAPVPEPTLRVGIAALTTAAREWLGAAENSEGER comes from the coding sequence ATGGTGAGCCTGAATGCGCTGCACGAGGCCGCGGCCGTCGCCGAGCGTCTTCTGCCGGTGTACGAAGACTTGCACCAGCATCCTGAACTGTCGTTTCATGAGACGCGAACGGCGGGCATCGTGGCGGCGCGCCTCGCCGAACTCGGCTTCGACGTGCACGAGGAGATCGGCAGAACGGGCGTTGTCGGCGTCTTGACATCGGGCGACGGCCCGGTTGTCATGCTGCGCGCCGATATGGACGCACTGCCCGTCTTTGAGCAGACGGGACTGCCGTACGCCTCGACGGCGCGCGGGACCGACGCCGAGGGCGTCGACGTGCCGGTCATGCACGCGTGCGGGCACGACATGCATGTGACAGCGCTGCTCGGCGCTGCGGAACTGCTTTCTGCCGCCCATGGGGAGTGGACGGGGACCCTCGTTCTCGTGTTCCAGCCCGCAGAAGAGAACGGCGGCGGCGCCCAGGTGATGGTCGACGACGGTCTGTACGACATCATTCCCGCCCCCGATATCGTGCTCGGACAGCACGTCATGCCGTTTCCCGCCGGCTTCATCGGCGCGGCGTCCGGCCCGGCTTTCGCCGCGACCGACGAGCTCGAAGTGCGCTTGTTCGGCCGGGGAGGCCACGGCTCGCAACCGGAGTCGACCATCGATCCGGTCGTCATGGCCGCGGCAACCGTGATGCGACTGCAGACGATCGTGTCGCGCGAGGTCGCCGGCCGCGAGACGGCTGTGCTAACGATCGGCACGATGCAGGCCGGCACGAAGAACAACGTCATCGCCGACGAGGCGCGCCTCGGACTCAACATCCGCAGCTATGACCCCGCCGTGCGGGACCGCGTGATCGCGGCTGCGCACCGTATCGTGAACGCTGAGGCAGCAGCATCCGGCGTCGATCGAGCCCCCGAGATCACCGGCCGCGACTCGTTTCCCGTGCTCGTTAACGAGCCGGCAGCCACAGCGCGCACGCTCGGGGTCCTGCGCGAACAACTGGAGGGCGTCGTCGTCGGCGATGTTCAACCCATCATGGGCAGCGAGGACATCGGAAACCTCGCGGCACCTGTTGACGCGCCGATCGTGTACTGGCTGCTCGGCGGCACCGACCCCACGCTGTTCGAGGGCAGCGAGCTGCTCACCTCGCTGCCTGCCGGAGTGCCGTCGAACCACTCGCCGTTTTTCGCACCCGTGCCCGAGCCGACGCTTCGCGTGGGCATTGCGGCACTCACCACAGCCGCGCGCGAATGGCTCGGCGCGGCCGAGAACTCTGAGGGGGAACGATGA